Proteins from a single region of Gambusia affinis linkage group LG12, SWU_Gaff_1.0, whole genome shotgun sequence:
- the map6d1 gene encoding microtubule-associated protein 6 isoform X1 yields MSGVNAMAWPCISRVCCLARFWNQFDKSDLSVPLTIQNYSDIAEQEVRSVTKQLSDSENNYTTPEPRVRGSPRAPADGPRGPSRARREPSFKPREDYHPPGVPFPSVTQYKQDFKPWPIPRKDNFPWISNGGSRGDGASDSSPVNSYHLQAQIGERRGDRLEQQVMEENKTSSYRQEYRPWTGVKPARSARRNPTAQYSSPGMEATHIPRETSYQAAYSGEVSRAMSGQKAELIPPSAASNIQPPPVTQHNLAATRAGSSLSPSSLQQSILPETTEHSGTTKRQEHLVRTKLPPNPSAVFQSGSRVFNI; encoded by the exons AT GAGTGGAGTAAATGCTATGGCTTGGCCGTGCATCAGCAGAGTGTGCTGCCTGGCTCGTTTCTGGAATCAATTCGACAAATCGGACCTCTCGGTCCCGCTGACCATTCAGAACTACTCGGACATCGCGGAGCAGGAGGTACGCTCGGTCACCAAGCAGCTCTCCGACTCGGAGAACAACTACACCACCCCTGAGCCGCGCGTCCGAGGCTCTCCTCGTGCGCCCGCAGATGGACCCCGAGGACCCTCCAGGGCGCGGAGGGAGCCCAGCTTCAAACCCCGGGAGGACTACCACCCTCCGGGCGTGCCATTCCCTAGCGTCACTCAGTACAAGCAGGACTTCAAACCCTGGCCCATTCCTAGGAAAGATAACTTCCCCTGGATCAGTAACGGCGGCAGCAGGGGGGACGGCGCCTCGGACAGTAGCCCGGTGAATAGTTACCACCTCCAGGCGCAGATTGGGGAGAGGCGGGGGGACAGGTTGGAGCAGCAGGTGATGGAGGAGAACAAGACCAGCTCCTACAG GCAAGAGTATAGACCTTGGACAGGGGTGAAGCCGGCCAGGAGTGCGAGGAGAAACCCCACAGCTCAATACTCCAGCCCAGGGATGGAGGCCACCCACATCCCACGTGAGACCAGCTATCAGGCCGCCTACAGCGGAGAGGTCAGCAGGGCTATGAGCGGGCAAAAGGCTGAGCTCATCCCCCCATCTGCTGCCTCCAACATCCAGCCTCCGCCAGTCACTCAGCACAACCTGGCTGCCACGCGAGCCGGCAGCTCCCTCAGCCCCTCCAGCCTCCAGCAAAGCATCCTGCCTGAGACCACCGAGCACAGTGGAACAACCAAGAGACAG GAGCATCTTGTGAGGACCAAACTGCCCCCGAACCCATCTGCCGTCTTTCAAAGCGGATCGAGGGTCTTCAACATCTGA
- the map6d1 gene encoding microtubule-associated protein 6 isoform X2: MAWPCISRVCCLARFWNQFDKSDLSVPLTIQNYSDIAEQEVRSVTKQLSDSENNYTTPEPRVRGSPRAPADGPRGPSRARREPSFKPREDYHPPGVPFPSVTQYKQDFKPWPIPRKDNFPWISNGGSRGDGASDSSPVNSYHLQAQIGERRGDRLEQQVMEENKTSSYRQEYRPWTGVKPARSARRNPTAQYSSPGMEATHIPRETSYQAAYSGEVSRAMSGQKAELIPPSAASNIQPPPVTQHNLAATRAGSSLSPSSLQQSILPETTEHSGTTKRQEHLVRTKLPPNPSAVFQSGSRVFNI; encoded by the exons ATGGCTTGGCCGTGCATCAGCAGAGTGTGCTGCCTGGCTCGTTTCTGGAATCAATTCGACAAATCGGACCTCTCGGTCCCGCTGACCATTCAGAACTACTCGGACATCGCGGAGCAGGAGGTACGCTCGGTCACCAAGCAGCTCTCCGACTCGGAGAACAACTACACCACCCCTGAGCCGCGCGTCCGAGGCTCTCCTCGTGCGCCCGCAGATGGACCCCGAGGACCCTCCAGGGCGCGGAGGGAGCCCAGCTTCAAACCCCGGGAGGACTACCACCCTCCGGGCGTGCCATTCCCTAGCGTCACTCAGTACAAGCAGGACTTCAAACCCTGGCCCATTCCTAGGAAAGATAACTTCCCCTGGATCAGTAACGGCGGCAGCAGGGGGGACGGCGCCTCGGACAGTAGCCCGGTGAATAGTTACCACCTCCAGGCGCAGATTGGGGAGAGGCGGGGGGACAGGTTGGAGCAGCAGGTGATGGAGGAGAACAAGACCAGCTCCTACAG GCAAGAGTATAGACCTTGGACAGGGGTGAAGCCGGCCAGGAGTGCGAGGAGAAACCCCACAGCTCAATACTCCAGCCCAGGGATGGAGGCCACCCACATCCCACGTGAGACCAGCTATCAGGCCGCCTACAGCGGAGAGGTCAGCAGGGCTATGAGCGGGCAAAAGGCTGAGCTCATCCCCCCATCTGCTGCCTCCAACATCCAGCCTCCGCCAGTCACTCAGCACAACCTGGCTGCCACGCGAGCCGGCAGCTCCCTCAGCCCCTCCAGCCTCCAGCAAAGCATCCTGCCTGAGACCACCGAGCACAGTGGAACAACCAAGAGACAG GAGCATCTTGTGAGGACCAAACTGCCCCCGAACCCATCTGCCGTCTTTCAAAGCGGATCGAGGGTCTTCAACATCTGA